One stretch of Lachnospiraceae bacterium oral taxon 096 DNA includes these proteins:
- a CDS encoding ABC-F family ATP-binding cassette domain-containing protein: MNLINIEKAEKNFIGRQLLDQTDFYLHEGEKVGIIGVNGSGKSTLLRIIAGCEELDAGTYVKANHIVISYLPQNPEFDSEETVLASAVKGTENADNIEAIRADAKAMLLELGIHEFDKKTLLLSGGQRKKVALVRVLSVPADVIVLDEPTNHLDLEMNEFLEEKLKKLKAALVMVTHDRYFLDAVTNSIVELDQGKLYSYHTNYTGFLELKTQREEMLLASERKRKSILRTELEWIRRGARARSTKQKARIERYEEMKNVQDFKEQGKVEMGSISSRLGRSIIELQHINKSYDGRTLIKDFNYIFLKNDRIGFVGSNGSGKTTLMKMIIGQVQPDAGEILIGQTVKIGYYSQEMERDSNAGIAYMDPKMRVIDYIKETAEYVRTEDGLISASQMLERFLFTPQMQYTFIEKLSGGEKRRLNLLRVLMEAPNVLILDEPTNDLDIATLTILEDFLDHFQGVVIIVSHDRYFLDRTVRRIFAFEGNGQISQYEGGYTDYWNKVGKKQSAVNVATPSKKEGEASGNSKVTWKQREKKLKFTYQEQKDFEVIEEEIAALEEKLADLEKEEIAVASDYVKLATVTKKKEEVETKLLEKMDRWAYLEELAEKIKNQ, encoded by the coding sequence ATGAATCTCATTAATATCGAGAAGGCAGAGAAAAATTTTATTGGGCGACAGCTCTTAGATCAGACTGATTTTTATCTTCACGAGGGGGAGAAAGTTGGAATTATTGGTGTCAATGGTTCAGGAAAGAGCACATTACTTCGTATTATTGCAGGATGTGAGGAGCTAGATGCGGGAACCTATGTAAAGGCAAATCACATTGTGATTAGCTACTTGCCTCAAAATCCAGAATTTGACTCAGAAGAAACCGTGCTTGCCTCGGCCGTCAAGGGAACAGAAAATGCAGATAATATTGAGGCCATTCGTGCTGATGCGAAGGCGATGTTGCTTGAGCTTGGCATTCATGAGTTTGACAAAAAGACCTTATTACTCAGTGGTGGGCAAAGAAAGAAAGTAGCTCTCGTGCGAGTGTTGAGTGTACCGGCGGATGTCATTGTGCTTGATGAACCGACAAATCATTTAGATTTGGAAATGAATGAGTTTTTGGAAGAAAAGTTAAAAAAATTAAAGGCTGCACTGGTGATGGTTACTCATGACCGCTATTTTCTTGATGCAGTGACAAATTCGATTGTTGAGTTAGATCAAGGAAAATTATATTCCTATCATACCAATTATACAGGATTTTTGGAGCTAAAGACACAGAGGGAAGAGATGCTTCTGGCCTCTGAGAGAAAGAGAAAATCGATTCTTCGCACGGAGTTGGAGTGGATAAGACGAGGAGCGAGGGCAAGGTCAACAAAGCAAAAGGCAAGAATTGAGCGCTACGAAGAAATGAAAAATGTACAAGACTTCAAGGAACAGGGAAAAGTCGAGATGGGCTCTATTTCTTCTCGTTTAGGTAGAAGTATTATTGAACTTCAACATATCAATAAAAGCTATGATGGAAGGACATTGATTAAAGATTTTAACTATATCTTTTTAAAGAATGATCGCATTGGATTTGTTGGAAGCAATGGCAGTGGAAAGACTACCTTGATGAAGATGATTATTGGTCAGGTTCAACCTGATGCAGGAGAAATTTTGATTGGTCAGACAGTAAAGATTGGTTATTATAGTCAAGAGATGGAGAGGGATTCCAATGCGGGCATTGCTTATATGGATCCGAAAATGCGAGTTATTGATTATATTAAGGAGACAGCAGAGTATGTTCGCACAGAAGATGGATTGATTTCTGCTTCCCAAATGCTTGAGCGATTTTTATTTACTCCACAGATGCAATACACATTCATTGAAAAACTTTCTGGAGGAGAAAAGAGGAGACTTAATTTACTGAGGGTGTTGATGGAAGCTCCCAATGTTTTGATTCTTGATGAGCCAACCAATGATTTAGACATTGCAACACTGACCATTTTGGAGGACTTTTTGGATCATTTTCAGGGAGTGGTTATCATTGTTTCTCATGATCGCTATTTCCTCGATCGAACAGTTCGACGAATTTTTGCATTTGAGGGGAATGGACAGATTTCGCAATATGAGGGTGGTTATACAGATTACTGGAATAAGGTCGGGAAAAAGCAATCGGCAGTAAATGTTGCCACTCCATCAAAGAAGGAAGGGGAGGCATCTGGAAATTCTAAGGTCACTTGGAAGCAGAGAGAAAAAAAGTTAAAGTTTACTTATCAGGAACAAAAGGACTTTGAGGTGATTGAAGAAGAGATTGCTGCCTTAGAAGAAAAACTTGCAGATTTAGAAAAAGAGGAAATTGCAGTGGCATCGGACTATGTAAAACTAGCCACAGTGACAAAGAAAAAGGAGGAAGTAGAGACCAAGCTCCTAGAAAAAATGGATAGATGGGCGTATTTGGAGGAACTTGCAGAGAAAATTAAAAATCAATAA
- a CDS encoding HD domain-containing protein, with translation MTTTEFLEILKIAGRLKVNTRHCYTEENRKESVADHTYRMALMAMLLSWEEEFAKVDMNKVIRMCLIHDLGEAFTGDIPFFDKTDADVKEEEKIFTSWVETFPESQKREWQELLREMEDLKTIEAKTYKALDKLEAVISHDESDIQTWIPLEYTLQFTYAVKNTAFSKYLTELREELDLWTRQKIEETEELKAGETGRDESH, from the coding sequence ATGACAACAACAGAATTTTTAGAAATTTTAAAAATTGCAGGGAGATTGAAGGTGAATACTCGCCATTGCTACACAGAGGAAAATCGAAAGGAAAGTGTCGCAGATCATACTTATCGAATGGCACTAATGGCAATGCTCTTGTCCTGGGAAGAGGAATTTGCCAAGGTGGACATGAATAAAGTGATTCGGATGTGTTTAATTCATGACTTAGGTGAAGCATTTACAGGAGATATACCGTTTTTTGACAAGACAGATGCGGATGTCAAGGAAGAGGAGAAAATTTTTACTTCTTGGGTAGAAACTTTTCCTGAATCACAAAAAAGAGAGTGGCAAGAGCTTTTAAGGGAGATGGAAGATCTTAAGACCATAGAGGCCAAGACTTATAAGGCATTGGATAAATTAGAGGCCGTGATTTCACATGATGAATCAGATATTCAAACTTGGATCCCACTGGAATACACTTTACAATTTACTTATGCTGTAAAGAACACAGCTTTTTCAAAGTATTTGACTGAATTGAGAGAGGAACTTGATCTTTGGACAAGGCAAAAAATAGAAGAAACAGAGGAATTAAAAGCGGGGGAGACAGGCAGAGATGAATCTCATTAA